One Algibacter sp. L3A6 genomic region harbors:
- a CDS encoding class I SAM-dependent methyltransferase produces the protein MKLNDKNILSVETYNNSAESYQDKFMEMDLYHDTFNKFCELIKVDNAKIFEIACGPGNVTKYLKSINPKFQIKGIDLASKMIELAKINNPDVDFEIMDCRKIDEVKEMFDAIMCGFCMPYLSKEECSKLIQDSANLLYADGLFYLSTMEDDYKKSGYETTSFSGKNEVYIHYHQAAFLEEQLNNSGFEIVNLVRKDYPEPDGTFLTDMIFIARKK, from the coding sequence ATGAAACTTAATGACAAAAATATATTAAGTGTGGAAACTTATAATAATTCAGCAGAAAGCTATCAAGATAAATTCATGGAAATGGATTTATACCATGATACTTTTAATAAGTTTTGCGAACTAATAAAAGTTGATAATGCAAAAATATTTGAAATAGCTTGTGGGCCAGGAAACGTTACTAAATATCTAAAGTCAATTAATCCTAAATTTCAAATTAAAGGAATTGATTTAGCCTCTAAGATGATTGAATTGGCTAAAATCAATAATCCTGATGTTGATTTTGAAATAATGGATTGCAGAAAAATAGATGAGGTAAAAGAAATGTTCGATGCAATTATGTGTGGATTTTGCATGCCCTATCTTTCTAAAGAAGAATGTTCAAAACTAATTCAAGATTCTGCAAACTTACTATACGCCGATGGATTATTTTATTTGAGTACCATGGAAGATGATTATAAAAAGTCGGGTTACGAAACAACAAGTTTTAGTGGTAAAAATGAGGTTTACATTCATTATCACCAAGCCGCTTTTTTAGAAGAACAATTAAATAATTCAGGGTTCGAGATTGTAAACTTAGTTCGGAAAGATTACCCAGAACCAGATGGAACTTTTCTAACTGATATGATATTTATTGCCAGAAAAAAATAA
- a CDS encoding Imm17 family immunity protein — protein sequence MEEIFNQIKVFFEQNPRYTYLMLSAVFLIFGIGNFINKDWAIDPANSTQKSNYDFFGHNAFRLGKGIIYIIGFAVGIIGFLTTLE from the coding sequence ATGGAAGAAATATTTAATCAAATAAAAGTCTTTTTTGAACAAAATCCGAGATACACTTATTTAATGTTGAGTGCCGTTTTTCTAATATTTGGAATTGGAAATTTCATAAACAAAGATTGGGCTATTGACCCAGCTAACAGTACTCAAAAGTCTAACTATGACTTTTTTGGACATAATGCATTTAGGCTAGGAAAAGGAATCATTTATATAATTGGTTTCGCTGTTGGCATAATCGGATTCTTAACAACTTTAGAGTAA
- the bshB1 gene encoding bacillithiol biosynthesis deacetylase BshB1: protein MKLDILALGAHPDDVELGCGGTIAKEIANGKKVGIIDLTQGELGTRGTAETRFTEASNAAKILGVAVRENLGFADGFFVNDKTHQLEVIKMIRKYQPEIILCNAFDDRHIDHGKGSKLVSDACFLSGLIKIETKDDQGTLQAPWRPKQVYHYIQWKNLEPDFVVDISSVIDIKMESVLAYKTQFYDPDSKAPVTPISSKNFTDSITYRAQDLGRLVGVAYAEGFNVERLPAVGSLFDLK from the coding sequence ATGAAATTAGATATTCTAGCCCTTGGAGCACATCCGGATGATGTTGAGTTAGGTTGTGGTGGTACCATTGCTAAAGAAATTGCTAATGGCAAAAAAGTGGGGATTATAGATTTAACCCAAGGGGAGTTGGGAACGCGTGGTACAGCAGAAACTAGATTTACAGAAGCTAGTAACGCTGCAAAGATATTAGGTGTTGCTGTGCGTGAGAATTTAGGCTTTGCCGACGGTTTTTTTGTAAATGATAAAACGCATCAATTAGAGGTTATTAAAATGATACGTAAATACCAACCAGAAATAATACTTTGTAATGCTTTTGATGATCGCCACATCGATCATGGAAAAGGAAGTAAGTTAGTTAGTGATGCTTGTTTTTTAAGCGGACTGATAAAAATAGAGACAAAAGATGATCAAGGTACACTTCAAGCACCTTGGAGACCAAAGCAAGTATACCATTATATACAATGGAAAAACTTAGAGCCAGACTTTGTTGTTGATATCTCTAGCGTTATTGATATAAAAATGGAATCGGTGCTGGCATACAAAACTCAATTTTACGATCCAGATAGTAAAGCACCTGTAACACCAATATCTAGTAAGAACTTTACAGATAGCATAACTTATCGTGCGCAGGATTTAGGACGATTGGTTGGTGTGGCTTACGCCGAAGGTTTTAATGTAGAACGTTTGCCTGCAGTTGGTAGTTTGTTCGATTTAAAGTAG